A portion of the Oscillospiraceae bacterium genome contains these proteins:
- a CDS encoding histidine phosphatase family protein codes for MHKLYFTRHGETVWNVENKICGMTDSPLTERGRAQARALGQKVKAGGYAIDEILYSPLSRAADTAKAIADATGIPARCEPRLREQCFGRYEGTPRNGEKFRISKTCFADRYDGGESMLQLAQRIYNLLDELRDQPDKTYLLVAHNGIARVVESYFHDMTNEEYALAGIRNCELVEYHFE; via the coding sequence ATGCACAAGCTGTATTTTACCCGCCACGGCGAGACCGTGTGGAACGTGGAAAACAAGATCTGCGGCATGACCGACAGTCCCCTCACCGAGCGGGGCCGGGCGCAGGCCCGGGCCCTGGGCCAGAAGGTGAAGGCCGGCGGCTATGCCATCGACGAGATCCTGTATTCTCCCCTGTCCCGCGCCGCCGACACGGCAAAAGCCATCGCCGATGCCACCGGCATCCCCGCCCGGTGTGAGCCGCGCCTGCGGGAGCAGTGCTTCGGCCGCTACGAGGGCACGCCCCGCAACGGCGAGAAGTTCCGCATCTCCAAGACCTGCTTTGCCGACCGCTACGACGGCGGCGAGAGCATGCTGCAGCTGGCCCAGCGCATCTACAACCTGCTGGACGAACTGCGGGACCAGCCGGACAAGACCTACCTGTTGGTGGCCCACAACGGCATCGCCCGGGTGGTGGAGTCCTACTTCCACGACATGACCAACGAGGAATACGCCCTGGCCGGCATCCGCAACTGCGAGCTGGTGGAGTATCATTTTGAGTAA
- a CDS encoding LysR family transcriptional regulator: protein MNITELRYLVAIMKWGSVSAAAKQMYAAQPNVSKALKNLEEEYGIRMFERSSTGMIPTEQGRHFIEQAQRVLQEVDRLDADARRRQGECAELRVALPHATYASYAAVDFLQQAAGSEQLRVHIREAGSMEGLDFVLRRGYHLALLRYAEEDEDYYSRYCARRGLHREQIMEFEYRLLVNRDSPLARHEVHDLAELNRYTEVLHDDFQLPGEEGSSLRWQVNENRRVHVYERCSQFSILQSLPTAYMWASPMPQRALEQYHLVLKKCPAQNQRMRDVLVYPDKGGLRPEEEKFIELLRRQAALTVK from the coding sequence ATGAATATTACGGAACTTCGTTATCTGGTGGCCATCATGAAGTGGGGCTCGGTGAGCGCGGCGGCAAAGCAGATGTACGCCGCCCAGCCCAACGTGAGCAAGGCGCTGAAGAACCTGGAAGAGGAATACGGCATCCGCATGTTTGAACGCTCGTCCACCGGCATGATCCCCACCGAACAGGGACGGCACTTCATCGAGCAGGCCCAGAGGGTGCTGCAGGAGGTGGACCGGCTGGACGCTGACGCCCGCCGTCGGCAGGGCGAGTGCGCAGAGCTGCGGGTGGCCCTGCCCCATGCCACCTATGCGTCCTATGCGGCGGTGGATTTTCTGCAGCAGGCGGCGGGCAGTGAGCAGCTGCGGGTGCACATCCGGGAGGCCGGTTCCATGGAGGGGCTGGACTTTGTGCTGCGCCGGGGCTACCATCTGGCCCTGCTGCGCTACGCCGAGGAGGACGAGGACTACTACAGCCGCTACTGTGCCCGGCGCGGGCTGCACCGGGAGCAGATCATGGAGTTCGAGTACCGCCTGCTGGTGAACCGCGACAGCCCTCTGGCCCGGCACGAGGTGCATGACCTGGCCGAGCTGAACCGCTACACCGAGGTGCTGCACGATGACTTTCAGCTGCCGGGCGAGGAGGGCAGCAGCCTGCGCTGGCAGGTGAACGAGAACCGCCGGGTGCATGTGTACGAGCGGTGCAGCCAGTTTTCCATTCTGCAGAGCCTGCCCACGGCCTACATGTGGGCGTCGCCCATGCCGCAGCGGGCACTGGAACAGTACCATCTGGTGCTGAAAAAATGCCCGGCCCAGAACCAGCGTATGCGGGATGTGCTGGTGTACCCGGACAAGGGCGGGCTGCGGCCGGAGGAAGAAAAGTTCATCGAGCTGCTGCGCCGTCAGGCGGCCCTGACCGTAAAGTAA
- a CDS encoding MMPL family transporter, with protein MLKRFYTAIVHRRRAVLAAFVLAAVLSVFASRAVQVDYDINDYLPPDSPSTLALEQMNSAFTGGIPNMRVMVRDVTVPEALDYKEKLAAIDGVEAVTWLDDSLDVTVPLQMQDTATVETYYKDNCALFTVTVEDAKRLEAVAAIQDLIGEDNALAGTAVSTAVATNSTVTEVAKIAAIAVVYVLFILILTTDSWVEPLLVLAGLGAAILINNGTNLMFGTISFVTNAAGSILQLAVSLDYSVFLIHRFAECRAARPEASAEDCMVEALCKSTGSILSSGLTTVIGFLALVLMQFQIGPDLGLALAKGVVLSLVTVFTFMPALTLVCYPWMDKTHHKPLLPGFDKFGRFVSRIMLPAALALAVIMVPSYLASNNNEYYYGAAHMFGTNTRLGADTAAIEETFGKSDTWVVLVPEGDTATQAELSDALHAIPEVTGILSYVDNAGASIPPEFVPPDTLKLLVSGGYTRMVLTVNADTEGDAAFALVEKVRATVQQYYPDAYDLAGQGVSTYDLMDTITADMVKVNLLAIGAVFLILLLMKRQLLLPVILVLSIETAIWINLAIPYFRGRHVFYIAYLIISTIQLGATVDYAILFSDRYQEFRETLGKKQAIAATVSTVTTSVITTGSALAVVGFLMGAISTNQLLGQLGNFLGVGGLVSLAIVLLALPGYLYLADPLIIKPKKQPKEA; from the coding sequence TTGCTGAAACGATTCTATACCGCCATCGTGCACCGGCGCAGAGCGGTGCTGGCCGCGTTCGTGCTGGCCGCCGTGCTGAGCGTGTTTGCTTCCCGGGCGGTGCAGGTGGACTACGATATCAACGACTATCTGCCGCCGGACTCGCCCTCCACCCTTGCACTGGAGCAGATGAACAGCGCCTTTACCGGCGGCATCCCCAACATGCGGGTCATGGTGCGGGACGTCACGGTGCCCGAGGCACTGGACTACAAAGAAAAACTTGCCGCCATCGACGGCGTGGAGGCCGTGACCTGGCTGGACGACAGCCTGGACGTGACCGTGCCGCTGCAGATGCAGGACACCGCCACGGTGGAGACCTATTATAAGGACAACTGCGCGCTGTTCACCGTGACGGTGGAGGATGCGAAACGTCTGGAGGCTGTGGCGGCCATTCAGGACCTGATCGGGGAGGACAATGCCCTGGCCGGGACCGCGGTGTCCACCGCTGTGGCTACCAACTCCACCGTCACCGAGGTGGCCAAGATCGCAGCCATTGCGGTGGTGTATGTGCTGTTCATCCTGATCCTGACCACCGATTCCTGGGTGGAGCCGCTGCTGGTGCTGGCGGGTCTGGGGGCGGCCATCCTCATCAACAACGGCACCAACCTGATGTTCGGCACCATTTCCTTTGTGACCAACGCCGCCGGCAGCATCCTGCAGCTGGCCGTGTCACTGGATTACTCGGTATTCCTCATCCACCGCTTTGCCGAGTGCCGGGCCGCGCGCCCGGAGGCCAGCGCGGAGGACTGCATGGTGGAGGCCCTGTGCAAATCCACCGGGTCTATCCTGTCCAGCGGCCTGACCACGGTCATCGGATTTCTGGCGCTGGTGCTCATGCAGTTCCAGATCGGCCCGGACCTGGGCCTTGCGCTGGCCAAGGGCGTGGTGCTGAGCCTTGTCACCGTGTTCACCTTTATGCCGGCGCTGACGCTGGTGTGTTACCCGTGGATGGACAAGACCCACCACAAGCCTCTGCTGCCCGGCTTTGACAAGTTCGGGCGGTTTGTGTCCCGCATCATGCTGCCGGCGGCGCTGGCGCTGGCCGTCATCATGGTGCCCAGCTATCTGGCCTCCAACAACAACGAATACTACTACGGTGCCGCCCATATGTTCGGCACCAACACCCGTCTGGGTGCCGATACCGCCGCCATCGAAGAGACGTTCGGCAAGAGCGATACCTGGGTGGTGCTGGTGCCGGAGGGCGACACCGCCACCCAGGCCGAGCTTTCGGATGCGCTGCACGCCATCCCGGAGGTGACGGGCATCCTGTCCTATGTGGACAATGCGGGCGCGTCCATCCCGCCGGAGTTCGTGCCCCCGGACACCCTGAAACTGCTGGTGTCCGGCGGCTACACCCGCATGGTGCTCACCGTGAACGCCGACACCGAGGGCGACGCGGCCTTTGCACTGGTGGAAAAAGTGCGTGCCACGGTGCAGCAGTATTACCCGGATGCGTATGATCTGGCCGGGCAGGGCGTGAGCACCTACGACCTGATGGACACCATCACCGCCGACATGGTCAAGGTGAACCTGCTGGCCATCGGCGCGGTGTTCCTGATCCTGCTGCTCATGAAGCGTCAGCTGCTGCTGCCGGTCATTCTGGTGCTGAGCATCGAGACGGCCATCTGGATCAATCTGGCCATCCCGTATTTCCGGGGCCGCCATGTGTTCTACATTGCTTACCTCATCATCAGCACCATCCAGCTGGGTGCCACCGTGGACTACGCCATCCTGTTCTCGGACCGGTATCAGGAGTTCCGCGAGACGCTGGGCAAAAAACAGGCCATTGCCGCCACCGTGTCCACCGTGACCACCTCGGTGATCACCACGGGCAGTGCGCTGGCGGTGGTGGGCTTCCTGATGGGGGCCATCTCCACCAACCAGCTGCTGGGCCAGCTGGGCAACTTCCTGGGTGTGGGCGGTCTGGTGTCGCTGGCCATCGTGCTGCTGGCGCTGCCGGGCTATCTGTATCTGGCCGACCCGCTCATCATCAAACCGAAAAAACAGCCGAAGGAGGCTTGA
- a CDS encoding ketopantoate reductase family protein has protein sequence MNQIRTSALIGLGALGILFGRKMPGVQVIADEARIARYAAQPVVCNGEECRFSYVTPAQGKPVDLLLVAVKATVLDQAIADMKNFVGPDTVILSVLNGITSEEHIETAYPGRTLWSVAIGMDATRSGRTLVFNQAGKIQFGERDGAMTGRVQAVADYLDACGIANESCSDILYKQWNKLMVNDGLNQAAAAFDLTYGGLCRSAEAQAKMHEAMQEVIRLANLEGVPLPRDNDEQFLRTAMPTFNPDGMPSMRQDVLAKRPTEVEEFAGVVRARAKKYGMPTPANDFFYARIQEIEAGYCK, from the coding sequence ATGAATCAGATCAGAACTTCGGCCCTCATCGGTCTAGGGGCCCTTGGCATCCTGTTCGGGCGCAAAATGCCCGGCGTGCAGGTGATTGCCGACGAAGCCCGCATTGCCCGCTACGCCGCCCAGCCGGTGGTGTGCAACGGCGAGGAATGCCGGTTTTCTTACGTCACCCCGGCCCAGGGCAAGCCGGTGGACCTGCTGCTGGTGGCGGTGAAGGCCACCGTGCTGGACCAGGCCATTGCCGACATGAAGAACTTTGTGGGCCCGGACACCGTCATCCTCAGCGTGCTCAATGGCATCACCAGCGAGGAGCACATCGAAACCGCCTACCCTGGCCGCACCCTGTGGAGCGTGGCCATCGGTATGGATGCCACCCGCAGCGGCCGCACACTGGTGTTCAACCAGGCAGGCAAGATCCAGTTCGGCGAGCGGGACGGTGCTATGACCGGCCGTGTGCAGGCCGTGGCCGACTATCTGGACGCCTGCGGCATCGCCAACGAATCCTGCAGCGACATCCTGTACAAACAGTGGAACAAGCTGATGGTGAACGACGGTCTGAATCAGGCAGCCGCCGCCTTTGATCTGACCTACGGCGGGCTGTGCCGGTCGGCTGAGGCACAGGCCAAGATGCACGAGGCCATGCAGGAGGTCATCCGGCTGGCCAATCTGGAGGGCGTGCCCCTGCCCCGCGACAACGACGAGCAGTTTTTGCGCACTGCCATGCCCACCTTCAACCCGGACGGCATGCCCAGCATGCGGCAGGACGTGCTGGCAAAGCGTCCCACCGAGGTGGAGGAATTTGCCGGTGTGGTGCGCGCCCGGGCCAAAAAGTACGGCATGCCCACCCCCGCCAACGACTTTTTCTATGCCCGCATCCAGGAGATCGAGGCGGGCTACTGCAAGTAA